agtctctgctctgcaggcacTAGAAAcgggctggggagaggggctgcGGATGGAGAACGTAACTTTCTCTCCACGCCTTTCTCTCAGTCATTCGGGAGCTTGCTCCAATTATTCCAGCCAAAATCACAACCAAGCAAAAGAGAAGTTGAGTGAGACAGAATCCAGCCGCGTTCTACCCCGCAAAACTACTCGCGGGGCCAAAAATTGGCAGAAGGACCGGTCTGGGTTGGGGGACGCCCGGCGCCGGGGGCTGCGAGGGTGCAGAGCGCTGCCCGCTCCGAGACCCCAACACCGGGTCGGGAGAGGGCCTGCCACcgcggggctgggccggggctcCCTgtccgccccgcccgccgcttCCCGGTCCCATCGCTCCCCTGGGGACGGGCCTGGGCTCTGTGCGCCACGTCTGCCCCCCGGCAGGGCCGCAGCCCATCCCCGTGTGCGTGGCGGTTccccggggcgggggccggggcggggcgagGAGCGTGGCGCGGCCCGGGCCGGCGCCTCCGCCTTCCCTCCATCctgcctccctctctccctcgCCCGCTCCTGCCGCTCCCGCTCTGCGTACGACGGCGGCGGCGTCCCGCCATGTCGGCCGCCAAGCACCGGGGCACTAAGGGGGGCAGCCCGCCCGCCGCCAACGAGAAGGGCGCGCAGCCCGGCGGCGCCGAGGAGCCGCCGGCGAAGaagccggcggcggcggggcacggccggggcGGCAGGGCCGGTGGGGGGGGCCGCTCCGGCGCCGGCCCCCGCCGCGGCTGGGCGATGCTGCTGGGCGCTGCGGTGGTGCTGGGCGCCGCGGTGCCCGCCGGCTGGTACGTGCTGCAACTGCAGGAGGAGGTCGGGCGGAGCGCCCGGGAGGTGGAGGCCTCCGGCCGGCAGCGGCAGGAGCTGGCCGCCACCCTGGACGCCGTGGTGCAGAAGGTAGCGCGGCGCCGGGCAcggccgggggcgggcgggaTGGGAACCGTCGGGGCGCTCGGTGCTGCTCGGGGGGCGGACGCGGGGGTTCGCCACTCAAATAAGGAGCTGTGCGGCTGTCGGATGGCCTGGCTTGCGGGAAAGCGAACGCGTCCCGTTGCCTTCCCCCCTCTCCCGTGCTCCCTAAAAGATGCTTTTACGGCATTAGAGGGGCAGACGGAGTCAGGGCCGCGGTGCTCCCCGAGCCTGCAAACGTGGCTCCAGAGCAGCGAGAAATCCCTGCCAGGCGGCGTAGAGCTGGGCGGGACGGGGCGGGACGGGACCCCGCGGCGGTGGccgcagcccccagctccctttTCCAGGGCCTGTGCCTGAAGCCATTTTATGGAATGCAGCCCGCACGCTGCGTTACGTGTTGGCAGCGGTGCGGACCTGCCGTTCCGAAGGAGCCTGCTGCCTGTAATTCTGTAACTTCGAGGCCCGCAAGTGACAACCTAGCGGGGCGAACGAGCGGCTCGTCGCTGCCTGTCGAGTAGGCAGGTGCGCACGCCAAGGGACAGCGGGTGGCAGCGCTGTCAGAACGGGACAGGATCCTGCCTCAGCCTCCCCACACTCCAGAAAACCCATGTGAGCTTCACCGAGCAGAGCCTGTGCCAGAAACACTGCTGCAGTACCCTGCCTCCCACATTCCTGCCGCAGTCTCTGGCCAAGGAAGTGAGACTGGCTGTGTCCAAGGCAGTCTAGGACCATGGAAGAGCTGTGAAGTTGCTGGCACAGGATGTGGCTCAAGTGAAGTGAAATAAATGCtcatttccctcttctttttttcactcaGGCCCTTATTAGCCTCCCTGCTATAGTTTCACAAATAGCGCTGTCCACTTGGATACATCCTAGGGTGCCgaaaacctttaaaaatggCATCCGTGATTGCATATCATCAACATACAATTAAACTAGTTTCTCGGGAATAGATTGGTTGGAAGACAGTATGTTAAGTTATGACTGAGTCAGatcaaagaaaaggaagttcTTGTCTCAGCTTGACTGCTTTCTGCATGGCAGACCGTTCAGATTCCCTGTATTCCCTGCGAGCTCGGGCATGGGCTGGCAATGGGGGGACAGGCACTGGCAGAGTTCTTCTAGCTGTTCAGTGTGTTTCCAGAAACATAGTTCCTGCACATGTGGAGATTATATCTCAGTCTTGGTGTTTCCTGTCCCAtacagcaagaaggaaaaggaaaattcatgTCAGCGGGGGAGAAGAGTTGTAAACTTCAGGGCTAGAGGGCTGTGTCTGAAGCTAATTTTAAATCCTGGGGGGTTTGCTCACTGATGACAGGACAGTGATTTGAACTAGTGACGTTTCTtgctttttactgtttttaaagccatttttatACACTGTTTGTGAGAAGGAAGAAATCGGAATGGCAAGACGTAAAACTACAATACACGAGTATAGAACTCATGTATATGCAATGTATAAGCCCTTCTAATCAAAGGATTGAGGACAATTTGCTGCCTCCCATTTCCATGTCATTGCAGAAAATAATAAGTATGTGTTACATATTCTAGGAGAGGAGTACATAACAGAAGTTTATAAATAGTTGTTTTCAAAGACTACTGTAACTTACTTTCCTGTGTATAGCAGATGGCTGTTAAAGGTGGGGGAAAGAGATCGCAGGGTTTCGATGTAACCTTTGGAAGTTTCGGTTGCCGTGGTTTGGTGGCACAGGAATGTACTTGAGGGAGAGAAGGCTGTATCTCATTGCTTTACAAAGGTGTAGGATCCTGCGTTGTACTTGGAGAGTGCCATCGCACAAGCTGCTGTGTTCCTTTGCCCTTCATCTGACTGCAGAGAACTGTCAGGAGTAAGCATTATATAAACTCAATTGCTTTACATATtgaggagaaaggaaatgatGTGGAAGTTCTGTCTCTAACATAGCACCATTCTCAGAGAGGCCAAGGTCATTTGGTGTTTTAACACAAGATAGTATGATAAGTTAGAGATAACAGTAGTCATTGGCAGGATACATTTTTATGTACAATTTGTGATGTTAAATCTTTCAAGGGCTATGGCTTCAAATCTTACCAGCCACGTatggcaaaaaaagcaaactcacATGAAGGTTCACACACAGGCCAACGGCTTTGAAGCCATGAGATTTTCCCCCTCATGTGCAAAGGTATTGCTTTGACCCCTGATGGGTCTTGGTTAGGACAAATCAGATTAGAAGCTGGTATAATTTAAAGACCCCAGtccattttaatatttcagagcTCTCTGATCTTTAACTGGCTGGCCCAGATGGGGAATAGCTTCAACTTGCACCATGAGCATTGCCTGAATGCAGTGGAGGAGCAGGTACCAAATACTTCCACTGTGTGAGGTGGGACCCATTTCTGTCATTCATGTGGTCACAGAGACCAGCCCTCGGAAGAGTTCTGGCTATTTCTGATTTCTCAGTCCAAAAAGGATAGCTATTTGCAAATATGAATTTAGTGTTTTGGTTGAAATGTGTCACTGTAATAGGAGGGGGAGGAGAACTTTCCTGTGTTATCCTGTTAGATTACCGACCTCCATTTATAGTGATACAGAAAAAGCTCTCTGGTCTCTGTGGAAATAATCAGAATGAATGACATCTTAGATGTAGTGAAAATGAGGTTGGTAAGTCAGTTTAATGATGGGTGCCCAGCTGCAATGTATATGGCAGTATTACCTTCTCCACCCCTTCCCCTTAGCTCATTTCTGATTTCCTATGGGAGCACTAGAGAATTGAAGTGTAGGGAGTGTAAAGGCCTTAGAAACTTCTTTGctgaagagggagaaaagaaagcatcTTAATGGGTATTCTTCAAACTGCAGGGATCTGTCAAAGCAAGGGCAGGTCTCGTGGTCAAATTCTACAATCCTTGCACAGTGTAGACTTTCATGAAAACTGAGGAGGATTTGGCCAGGGATTTGCAAAAATACAtagaaagaatttaatttctaatttgGATGTCTGTTAGGTCTTTTGAAAATAGTGTCTGGGTTCAGAGTCGGTCAGGGAACTGCTGGAGCCTGCTTcagttgaaaagaaaacaaaaagagcagctctgtctatttctttctaaaacCATATAAACATATACTTCTTTCTATTTATAGAATAAAACCACCCCTCCAGCTGTGTATCTAATCAGTAAACATGGCAGCCCATGTGGCATGGCTGATTAATATACCCTTCAGACACAGGGAGTAGTGTGAGGCAAGGCAACGTGCATTACTCAGCATTTGCCATCCTGCCAAAGCCTTGAGGTATTTTCTGTGTGATGGAttcctcctgcagccagtgGGAGTTCTTACATTGCTTTCCTAAGTTTGAAAAAGTACGACCGACACATGCACAAAAAGATTACTCCACAGTCTTAAGACTGATGCTCTGCTTCACCTCAGAATTAGGTAATGCATGCTTCCCTGGCCTGGATCTTACCTTTAAATGTGAGAGTAAATGAACATTGCGGCCCCTCACCCCTTGACCTTTTCCCTCTGGCTGCTACCAAAACCAAATGTAAAGATAGTTTTTATAATTGGGAAGTTTAATAGTGTACCTGATGCAGTGGTAGGAACTTCCTGTTAACCTGAGCCAGATGCAAGGCAGGTccttggcagctgctgtgcttttgTTCCCTGTGTGTACAGACGTTAGCCCTGCTCACTGTGAGTGTGTGGGTGTATGCAGGAGTGGGAAAAACAGGCTGCTAATTATTTAGAACATTAAAGACTTCTAGTTTTTTTCTAATCTTAAAAAATAgttcacaaaaaaccccaaacaactcTTGTGTTTCCATTGGTGTCTAGGAGAGGCAAAATGTCATGATTAGTACTTCCATTTCTTGGCCCATCCCAGCTTCCCTCTCCTTCTGATTTTTCCTGTCACTCTTTCTTGTCTGCCGTGAAACTTGTTTGTCACGATCAGGAATTGGTCTTTGGTATTCTTGTCTGATAAAATCtaatcccagcttttctgtatTCAGAAGCTGATGCCAGATActcttttggtttggtttcccACCCCTCCTCCCCCTTTTCTAAAGACTTGTGGTCCTTAGAACCAGGAATCCTCTAGGGGAGGGATGGTTCAGGGGGGCTGCATGCAGATTCTGGAGACCtgggtttctttttcactgCCACAGATTTCCCAGATCAGGAGTAGCAGGTCAGTGAGGCCAAGGACACTTAACAGAAGGTGTATGTACTGTAGAACTGTAAGGCTCAagatgctgggtttttttgtgcttccCATATCTGTATGCCACTGGGTCACTTCAGGTATGAGGCATGAGGGATTGCATGGTAATAATTTTGTCTGGTAACAAGGGCTATAAGGATCTTGGACAAAAAGGGTGAAATTATTGGCATTAACCATGTGTATTTCTGGCCTAGGTACATTCTCTTCAAACCACATTTGGAGAATTTGAATCCATGATGAAAATTGTTCAGCAGAAGCAGGAGGTGAGCGAGAAGGCTGTTAAACAAGGGGAGAGTGAAATAAACCGGATCAGTGAAGTACTTCAGAAgctgcaaaatgaaattttgaaagaCTTGTCTGATGGCATTCACATGGTGAAGGATGCAAGGGAACGAGACTTCACATCTCTGGAAAACACAGTGGAAGAGAGACTAACAGAGCTGACCAAGTCTATAAATGATAACATTGCTGTATTCACGGAAGTCCAGCAAAGGAGCCAAGATGAAATCAACAATATGAAAGCAAAAGTTGGTTCATTAGGACAGGCAGATGCGTATAAAGATGAAATTAAGGTGCTAAAAGATGCTTTTGATGAAATGCAAGCAtccatgaaaatgaaagaaaaggacaTAGAGACCTTGAAGAGTACAATAGACTCCATGGAGTCTGATGTGTACACTGAAGTGAA
This sequence is a window from Hirundo rustica isolate bHirRus1 chromosome 4, bHirRus1.pri.v3, whole genome shotgun sequence. Protein-coding genes within it:
- the CKAP4 gene encoding cytoskeleton-associated protein 4 — encoded protein: MSAAKHRGTKGGSPPAANEKGAQPGGAEEPPAKKPAAAGHGRGGRAGGGGRSGAGPRRGWAMLLGAAVVLGAAVPAGWYVLQLQEEVGRSAREVEASGRQRQELAATLDAVVQKVHSLQTTFGEFESMMKIVQQKQEVSEKAVKQGESEINRISEVLQKLQNEILKDLSDGIHMVKDARERDFTSLENTVEERLTELTKSINDNIAVFTEVQQRSQDEINNMKAKVGSLGQADAYKDEIKVLKDAFDEMQASMKMKEKDIETLKSTIDSMESDVYTEVKELVNLKQEHEKFKEAADTEHLSLKALQEKVLRAEDSIMQLPSDIKRLDEDLLQVKANLNKWEDNELFRKALETFGKNSEGLESRLRHIEDSLESLASVAAQNSEKLESFLSKEAEYENKLSTLEQSIITLQRLSNTDVTSVTDALKNLGEAQTSLYNDMENLRRSISDLPSSGALQDIQKQISTLLDQDNLQADQAHSQGYLEKFSTMEGSVDELRSSVSQVDSDLKMIRTAVDSLVAYSVKIENNENNLESVKSSVDDLRNDLERLLVKVEKIHEKV